From the Danaus plexippus chromosome 9 unlocalized genomic scaffold, MEX_DaPlex mxdp_24, whole genome shotgun sequence genome, the window CGCTTGAGTTGCTCGGGAGTCATACGCGGACCTTCCATTAAACTCTTAGCTAGCACGGAGTGCGTCGACGACAGCGACGCACGCAGGGGCGCGGGGAGTGGGCTGGGTGAGCGGGGCTGGCGGGGTGAGGGTGCTGCGGGGCTGCGGGGACGGGGTCAGCAGCATCGGCCGGGCCTCCGCCTCGCCCGTGTCGCGACGCATCGCGCGGAACTTCTTATGAGGTTTGTAGGCCTCGTCCATTAATGAGGGAGTGTCGTACAGCGGCGGCGCCTCTAGCACTCGTTTCAGCACGGGCATGTCGTCCGCCGGCACGGGTCGCCTCTCCTCCGTGTGTTCCTCCAATGACGAGCGAGGGCTGGAGCAGCCCGAGCCGGGCCCCACTATTCTCTCGTGCTTCTCGTTCCCAGACTCTATGCCGGAGTCTGTGGGGGAATCTAGTTTGCGATAGCGTGGCGGAGGGCGCACGGGGGTGACGGTGAGGCCGTTGTGAGCGAGGTGAGCGACACCAAGAGCTTCCTCGTCCACGGACCCGCGGGAGTCCAGGCGCCGTCTGCCGGCCAGAGTCGCGGCCAGCAGAGGAGTTCCACAGTCACCCATCGCTTCACCGGATTCACTGCTGGATACTGAGCCGATGGGGCTGCGAGCTGACTCGTCTGCTCCGGAGTCGGCCCACGAGCATCCCTCTTCGTCTCCCCACATCTGTTGCCTCAGTAATTCCTTGTGCTCGGTTCGGAAAACTACGAGCTTTTCAGTATGAAGAGTACTCAGTGTACGGAGATCAGGTAGAGTGTCCATTAACTCCCGGAGGAAGCCAGGTCTGTCTGGTCTGTTCTGTGTGACGACGGTCTGCAGGCACGCCTTCAGTCTCGCGTGCATTCGCTCAACTAATTCAATATTACGAAGACCCGGCCGGTCGGGAGTTATGAGAACTATGGCGCAGAAGAGACCGATCTCGGCGTCCGTTAAATTCATAGAATTCATGCGCTCGGCGAACTTAAAAGTAGAGTCAACAAGGAAGCGTGCGTTCGCTCCACTCTGAATGGAATCCCGTTTCATGAGTTGTCCATTGAGGCATATTATGCTATTGAGTGGCGCATCGAACATGCAGATGAGTCTCACGAACAGGGCGTCGAAGAGACCGCTTTTTAAGAGAGTGAACTTGTCATCTTGCGTAAGTAATTGGAATCCAGGAATGAGGCCGGCGAAATCAATGACGCCTCTGATAACGTGCGCGAAACGCTGAGAGAATTCCTTCTCGGACTGTAGCTCTGGGGCTGGATTCAGCGGACAAGCCTacgacaaacaaaataaatacattaaaatgtgtGGTCACATCATAGAGTTTCTATGAaagttaaaattgaaattaatttaaaaagttatttatatagaaataggaACTCACCAAAGTCGGTTGTGAGTAGGTGGGACAATCGCGAGCTCGCGCCCTCATGGAGGCGACGCGATCGCGTGTGAACTCGCAGGTGTCCAGGTGTGCGCGGACCACGCGGGCCAGGAGCCGGGGCGCGTCGTCTAGCTCAGCGGCCGCCGCCTGCTCCTGGGCACGAGACGACGAAGATTGTTGCATGGCGGCCAAAATGCGAGCCTTCTCGCGCTTTGGAACACGACCGAATCGGACGGCTGCAACAAAAGATACATAACGTCAGAAACTGTAGGGGAAGGCAAGTGTACGAGTCGAGTGGAGTGCATCAATAAAGACATTGTTAGGCCAGGTCGCGGCCATGGGGTCGCAGACGTTTACAGTTGGGGAGCAGCTGTCGTTCGTGAGTATTAATGTGGGTGAACACAGTGCCATGTGTACGCGCAGCTGACGAAAGGGGGTAAAGTTCATCGGCCGCTTGTATCCGACCCTCGGTATAAAAACGCCCGGCTCAAAAGCGTCGCGATTTGGTGAACTAATTTGAATGAACGAATGACAATGAGCGAACTGCGAGGTCATGATAAAAAGTGTTACGACTTTCACGGCTAGGCGCGGCGCGGTTTGAAAGGTATTATACGTCGCTGGCATACGAAGCCGCTTATGCCGTTCGTGGTTGAAGCGCTGGTGAAAGTGTTTGCGCTCTGTGAGCACGATTGAAAACGAAAGCTGGAGCCCTCTCGCCATTTCACCCGACTTTCCCTGCGTTAAGTGTGTCACGCCAGATGCATGACCCATTGTTCGAGATCGTTGATGCAAATTCTCTTTTGTTATAGTTTATACcattattaatagtaattataaacatttagatACAATagacattatatttgtttacttttacattatatagttgttgtaaataagttaaatatatagaatgaaattgtaatatagttgttacaaataaaatatattaaaataataattaattataaattaacagtTGTAATGACTattttgcatatatatatatatatatatatatatatatatatatatgcaaaattgtagtacatttattatatgtaataaatataattagaataaattgtaaatattgacagaaatgaaaataaatatggttGCGTTTGATAAATATTGATGCATTAGATTAgggacaataaaaaaattgaaccataatataataataagttattaataatgtaaaaatattaaataaggtaaataaacatatacgtACGAGCATTGTGATATTTCACGACTCCATTTAAAATCCCTTTAAGTATCGGTAAATCTTCACCCATATCTGATACCATTATAATTGTCAATCaactaaaaactataaaattcacAGCCGATGGccactaataaataaattcggtaactaatatttaactaattataacGAAGTGTCACATATCACGTCAGTATAGTTTAGCACAGGCACAGGCACTGTAATCCGAATGTGCGATAGTAATCCGATTGACGCGTTGTCAGCGATTCACTGCGATGTGAGCTGGGCTCGAGTTCTCGTGGCTGACTGCGAAGCGACGCACTGACATAGCGATAGCAAGAGGGCTGACGACCGATGCGCGGGCCGGACTCCCTCGCACTGAGCTGCGCGCGCCGCTTCAACCTTGAACTTGAGGAGTCGCTGGAGGGGGAGAGCGGAGGGCGATGGCGGGGCGGGGGAGGAGGGGGCGCGAGCCGTGTACGACGACCGCCGTCAATAAACTCCGCGCAGGCCCCTGATCCCGCGTCCTCATGAcgactcaataaaaaaaatcgcgAAACAAGACACCCGCGAAATGACATTATCAATTATCATAGATAATATTTGGGCTTAAGAATAAAAGATGTATTTTAACActgattcaaataaaaaagacatttttacatttaacctAATACGTTTTACaggttgtttattttttggccggcaaaaaaagaatttagtGAAgttgatatacatttaaagacattcaaataattcttgaaatattttttttattccgattcctcatacatatgtatataaaatgaagttaattaattattaattaattaatgtcatcacctttttttaattgaatcgcTTAATGAATTTACATAATTGAAAACCTATATGTACGAACATCAGTATCGTTTATCACTAAACAGAACTTTCtttacagcgccatctgttggCAAGTGGCGGAACTTCTAAGTCACGGCAGAAAGGGTTCTAATAGAAgtaatattaaggaaaaatatttttatatcaaattactaGGTATgtgatttgatatatttttgcttaaatatattataaaaaaaatataaatacatataaatgtgatattttttttaaagaaagagAAATtgcataactttttttaaaccaaacaaGGTTATGTATAACAATATTGAAACTAAATTCTCTATGTATAACATAATAGACGAGAGCCGCGTCATAACATGTCGCAGTCGTTGTGttgtttattaacataaaagtcGATAGTAACGTGTGTAATGAATTCTAGATCGGTTACGTTAATGATGCATCTAGAGAAACTGGGAGTCCGATGAACCCACATTACGAAAGTGAAAACAAATTTCACTTTCACGATTACAAAACGAAACCTTTCTCCGCTTTCACCGCGAGCGTTCACAGTGACGAGCGTCAGCGGGTGTCGCAACGAGCGGAGCGGAGATACGACCGCCGGCCGACGACCCGCTTAGCGTGCGCTCACCCGAGCTTGCATAACCGACCTCCCACACCGCACACGTCCTCCGACCTCCCCTCCTCCCCCGCTCCCCCGCAGCCACTGTCCCCCCGCACTCCGCGAAATAGGATCTCGTCGGAGTTACAGCCGCGGTCCGAGTGTCGCGGCTCGTCCTACTTGGCGCGCGAACTCAGATACGAGATTGCGCGGTCGACCTCACTCACTGAACATTGCGTATACGAACGGCGGACTATGATGTTACAAGCTCTTAGAAcacattcaatatatttgttctgTAAGGCCGATTCTACTGgtgttctttaaatatatatattttaaatactagaaaattttaagttatttatcagTTCGatgtatagatatttttctGGTCGGACGtgtgttaatattttcgttttattttttaatatattttatagatataatgCAGTAGTACTCACCATCTCTGCTCATCCCCACGGCGATGCATTTTTTCAATCTGCAGTATTGACAACGATTTCTGTTTATTCTCAAGATGCTGCACTGCTGGTTCTTGGTGCAGGGCCTGTACTGGATCTTCTGTTGTATGGACCGTCGGAAGAAGCCCTGAGGATCACAGCTGCAGTTAGAGTCTCGCTCGAGGTCCGAGCTCTCGTCGCTGGAGCAGCCGGAGTCTCGGGACTCCCGCCGGCCCTCCAACATGCTCACTAACACCGAATGACGTTCGCGCAGTTCTGCGCCGCACGCCATCTCCAGCACCATTCACTAGACAATTAGCACAACTAGCACTGACTACCTAACTGACTGACTCAGTGAAGGACCGACAGCGTCACAGTCACGGGCCTACGGCAACACGAGTGGTGTGTACTTTACGTGTGTAACGTGTTGCACTTCTCACCGTCACCACTGATGGCTGACGACTGACTGTGCGGGCGCTGCGTCGTGCGCCGCACAGTTACCCGCGCGACCTACTTGCCGGCCGCCGACCCAACCGAGAAAGTGAGAGTGCCCCCCCTGCCTCCGACCCCGCCGCCCTCCCCTCGGCCCTCTCCACTCCTCGCCCCCCGTCCCGCAGCCCTCACCCCCCCAGCGGCCCTCTCTGAGCTCCTAACGGTCCACGTCGCTCTAGAATGCGCCGCTGCCACTGCACCGGTGCGCCGGATATAGGCCGGGCGCATCCCGACGGGCGTCGCGGCGCGAGGTCGTTCACCCCGGGTCGACGACCGCTCTATTGCACAACACTCGTGCTTATTCCTCTCTACCCTTCCCCCGCACACCCGCGGAAACCCCCCGCGCTGTCCCCTCGCCCGGGAGCTAGGACACGGGCAGCTCGGGGCGACGACCGGCATTCAGCCtggtgacgtcactaatgCGTCACGGCCTACCTCAATGCGCGCGCGCTCCTTCCCGCCTAAGGGTGCATCCATCTAACGTAATGACTTATCAGTTACAGTAACTCGGGAGGAAACTATGGTTTTTTATGTTCGATCGCGAAACTAGGTCTCGTTTAATACATtttcgatatatatatgtatatataataacttccACCGAACCGAGTCGAAGGAGCGATGTCCGAGTGAGACGTCATTAATGAGcccacataaataaaatgctgaTCGtgcacattatattatatgatgtgTTTGTCGGTATGCTCGTGAGGTGTGAGGTGCGGGCGGCGTGCAGCGGGTCGGTGGCCCAATTTTGCGCTGCCATCGATCCATTGTACGTTGTGCGAGTGGCCCATAATTGGTAGCAACGCGGGCACTGACCGAACGAACGGTCGACGACCTCGCGGCGCGAAAACAAAACCTTTTTGAATTTACAACAACGCTAATACTACATGGAGCTAGAGATATAGAAGGGCTACGAGAGACTAGATTGGATGACGTCACTATATGTATCAGATATCTACAAAAGCATTACTAAGTagtctattattaaaaaaaaaaaaagaaaaaagtaataattattataaataataataaagtttgtatgATATTGATTTGTATAAGCGATCTTCCGACATGAGTAGGTACTTGTTAATTTCATTGTGTCAATGAACGCCGGTCAAATAACGCGGTCACACGGTTaacgaataattataaacataaataatatataacatatattttcctaATATTATTCGCAACTCTACATTATAATCTAGTTGTATGTTTTCGTACAGTAAAACTTGAGCAATCGTTTCGTTCAACATTAAtgagattaaattaaagtttaagttgtttttataactctGATATTAACCAAACTGTAACCGTAACACGTGTTACAAGGACGGAATggtaattactaattatttcGTCAATTGCAATCTAGGTCATCCATCTAGATTTTTCGACACGCTGCATTAAGTGACGCCGGCGGGCATACGACTGAGAGTACTAGCTCGGTTGATGCTgtctatataaaaacttaaatttattaccattatataattaatataatatcaaaacgtGGAATTACTGTTCTAAATGTTCGGTAAGCTTCGATCCGTTGTCACATAAGAGAAGGTAAAACGGCTAACGGTGCCACGGACAATGACTGCTAGCGACGGTTGAACGGAAAACACGCTGACGCATCTGAAAGAATGACCACCGGGCACCGGCCACCTACCACCTATCACCTACCACCGATGACCCACCACGCCTCAACTAACAGTTTACGTGATTCCGCGATGCAGATATTCACTTGATAACGACTGACTCATCCAAATTATGATTCAGATCCCGTTCTCGTAACGCgtgtctatatttaaaatggacGAAACTGTCATAATAACCTGTATATAGTTACCCGCTGGCTCGTGGCTCGCGGCTCGTCTCTCAGATAATGGAAGGTTCGcgaaactatatataaaagttacagTTAACGTTACTGTAACCCGCTCACAAGGGAAGGTTCTAGATCAAAATgaattgtgttatatatattacatagtgtttgtaaacatatattaaacaggAAATGGTTTTCCGTTTGatgttcttatttaatttgactCGAGGTCGACGAACTACGATGCTGACAGTTCAGAAATAATGTGGGTTACGTTCACGTTGCGTACATTCGTCGACCGTAAAATATCTTACGGGAGGCTGTACGGAAGAGAGCGGGGTCTACGACCGGGCCCGGACCGCTGCCGAAATAATAAGCGACCCACGACTGATGTCGGTCACGGTGTGAACAAAGAACCTCATCGCGGTTAAAGAGCGTTTGTAACAATGACGTACCATTAACAAACACGGTCAGAACGTACGGGAGATCACGTTGCGAGattcaaaataacaaattacacTATTAACGTGAAGCacatatagataataaattaaaatagttttaaaacttggtcacaattaaagaaaaaaaaacctggaaattaaatatgtaatttggAAAATGTTAATGATTCTAGTCCGCATCATTTGTCGTTACAATGTCTGCAATatgacaattataaaattccttcTAATTACATTACACATTAAAGACCTATCTGAATTGTTTAAGTTCTGTTGCTATTTAAGAGCGATATGTCTGTGCTCTGTAATGGTTAGAATgcaatttataaaacgtaacgaaaaaaaataaacacgggTTCGATGACATCGCCGGTGCGTACGGACACGCGCCCCGCTCGTAGTGGATCGTAAGAACcattcatacaatttttattcgtCGCGTAACAGATGCAAGTCAGGCGGTACAGCGCCATCTCGCAGCGAGTAGTCGAATAACGAAATAAGTTTCACATTCGCGCCGCCAGTTGGCAGTAGTGGTGACATCGTTATCTTTTTGCTACTATTTCGTAACGCTGGAATTTCTATGTCAGAACTAAAACTGAAAATGACTCAAgtggatataatttaatttatttattccatttaagatttatgtatttaacgTTGTCAAAATATCGTGTGATATTTACACGGAATTTCCGGTActaaaatttaactatttaatagAACCCCTGATTTCGATGCGTACTATCATATCGTCCGTCGCTACATTGTGCCAGAGGACAAAGCGTGTCCTTCGAGGCCGCGGTCGGGACTTGTTCCATAAACCTGTTTTACACTTGTAACTGTTCCCATCTTCTCCTTAACCTTTAACCGGttgataatattacaattttataaaattaaaccaatattgtcatttatttataaacaaatatttactaattaagTGAATTGAAGCTCTTGGTACTTATTAAGGATAGAGGAAGTCCTTTAAGAGTAACTTCTTAAGCAGGAAAGAGCATGCGGGCGTCTACACGAAAGTGGCTTAAATTATCATATGATTTTGACTCAAAAAAATAAGTCTCAAGAAACTTAACCTTTGTATTATGGGGTTTGACCTAGACCCCttcgcaaaaaaaaacaaagcgaAGGACGACacagatacaatttaaaagcGACTCGTTCCCGTGTGAGTGTTGCCAGCAGGTAGCGACGGTTCAAAAAATAGGGAAGGGACCGGCCATAAACGAAACAGGTACCTTGACACCTTTCAATACCAAGATTGACCTAATACATCGATGATTAttacactaaataaataataacgttaATATAAAACGTCTGAATAATTCGcgttagttttttattaaatcgaaATTATGACGGTCAAGCTCTTTATCTGTGTGCTCAGAGATTGTCTTCCGTGTATCGCGGCCTTGTCGTTAAACTATAGGACATTGAAACACTTCCACTTGTATAAATAAGTAGGCAGCgcttataaactttaaatatattacagtgATTTGGACgttaacgtattttattaatcgtcTTAATAGACGCAGCGTTTTTGTTTAACTATATCCGTAGACCGTAACCTAGCATCGATACCAGTTAGAGGTCAGGATGAATCGAGATAATATTTTGAGCATAAaccatagatttttatattcattgtgAATTTAACTATAGCCTCGTTTCAGTCATGACGGAATTTTcgtaaattacaataatactgAATACGTATGTGCAATGCAgtgcataaaataaaaactgtctaTATCCTTATGTATAATTGTCCAGTGAATGGTTTGTCGTCATTTGATGTTAGTGAGCTGGaatggaatttaaattatagttatatatttttatttaccttgcACCCCTCGCAGGAATGGACGCCGTAGTGGAAACCACTGGCCTTGTCACCGCAGACGCGGCATAAAACGGTTGTACCATCGAACtctgtaacaaaattataatatatatgttagtcATTTATTCTAAATCCAATCAGAAGTATAATGTTATCAGGATATTGTCAAACATAATTTTGCCGCCAAATTGATTTGACAGCTCCCTGTcgaagatatatattttctatataaaattcctATGAAGCATCAATATAGCGttgtagatttaattttaaggtcattttttattaatatataccatGAAGGATGAACCACAACttcagataaaatttttaatctgtgaaaTGTTATTATCTTCATATTATAGTAGTCACGTGAagtgagtatatttttttcatctcaTTATGTAAGTTAGTTATACGTATCAGGCGAGTGGTGACGCAAGCGATCAAGTTGCGTGCGTCGGTGACACTGAATAGTTATTTTAGAAAGCGATAAGTCTCTACTGCACTTGAGGGAAGTCGTTGACCTCTCCAGTTGGACTATCAAATAcctatcaatatattatctatatgatttaaataattgatatacaTTTAGTATCTCGAAAGCAATAAAGCAAGGGTCCTACAATGTGTCAGTA encodes:
- the LOC116767190 gene encoding LOW QUALITY PROTEIN: ecdysone-inducible protein E75 (The sequence of the model RefSeq protein was modified relative to this genomic sequence to represent the inferred CDS: inserted 2 bases in 2 codons) produces the protein MQCYKLSPKREPSEHVYELEMIGGRRLELPAPPGKEFRAPCLLPAPAPPPPPTHSVIQCMRPPPPPPPPPRLHKPTPFEEPSSSIPDLEFDGTTVLCRVCGDKASGFHYGVHSCEGCKGFFRRSIQQKIQYRPCTKNQQCSILRINRNRCQYCRLKKCIAVGMSRDAVRFGRVPKREKARILAAMQQSSSSRAQEQAAAAELDDAPRLLARVVRAHLDTCEFTRDRVASMRARARDCPTYSQPTLACPLNPAPELQSEKEFSQRFAHVIRGVIDFAGLIPGFQLLTQDDKFTLLKSGLFDALFVRLICMFDAPLNSIICLNGQLMKRDSIQSGANARFLVDSTFKFAERMNSMNLTDAEIGLFCAIVLITPDRPGLRNIELVERMHARLKACLQTVVTQNRPDRPGFLRELMDTLPDLRTLSTLHTEKLVVFRTEHKELLRQQMWGDEEGCSWADSGADESARSPIGSVSSSESGEAMGDCGTPLLAATLAGRRRLDSRGSVDEEALGVAHLAHNGLTVTPVRPPPRYRKLDSPTDSGIESGNEKHERIVGPGSGCSSPRSSLEEHTEERRPVPADDMPVLKRVLEAPPLYDTPSLMDEAYKPHKKFRAMRRDTGEAEARPMLLTPSPQPXQHPHPASPAHPAHSPRPXRASLSSTHSVLAKSLMEGPRMTPEQLKRTDIIQQYMRRGDVTASSSSTSSAGECPLRSGLLACYRGASPSPAPEPVLELQVEVADAPLNLSKKSPSPPRSFMPRMLEA